The Acetivibrio saccincola genome window below encodes:
- a CDS encoding ketopantoate reductase family protein: MKPANILVVGTGAVGSFYGGKLSVAGANVSALVRSDYEYLKENGIKIKSINGDFVFKPDEVVQKVDNYSKTPDYIIVSTKVIPGINVEEIIRPKVGKNTAIVLIQNGIDIEEPVAKAFPENEIISCLAFIGVSKTGPGQINHQEYGRIVIGKYPKGKSEKVEKLQEMFNASDVPCIIDENIVTARWKKLIWNAPFNPVSVIGGGVTTDVIINNSESLKLVKNIMNEVIDLANIYGHNLPKNLVDENIALTVKMKPYKTSMLLDYENNRRLEVEAILGNAVRLARKKNFPVPNLEAIYALLLLLTENNR; encoded by the coding sequence ATGAAGCCGGCAAATATATTAGTAGTGGGAACTGGTGCAGTTGGAAGCTTTTACGGCGGAAAACTTTCTGTGGCAGGGGCAAATGTAAGTGCCCTTGTAAGGTCTGATTATGAATACTTAAAAGAAAATGGAATAAAAATAAAAAGTATAAATGGTGACTTTGTTTTTAAACCGGACGAAGTTGTACAAAAAGTTGACAACTACTCAAAAACACCTGATTATATAATTGTTTCAACTAAAGTTATTCCAGGTATAAATGTAGAAGAAATAATACGTCCTAAAGTTGGAAAAAATACTGCTATAGTTTTAATCCAAAATGGCATTGATATTGAAGAGCCTGTCGCAAAGGCTTTCCCTGAAAATGAAATTATAAGCTGTCTTGCTTTTATCGGTGTATCAAAAACAGGTCCGGGACAAATTAATCATCAAGAATACGGCCGTATTGTCATAGGTAAATATCCAAAAGGAAAGTCAGAAAAAGTTGAAAAACTTCAAGAAATGTTTAATGCGTCAGATGTCCCATGTATAATAGATGAAAACATAGTAACTGCAAGATGGAAAAAACTCATCTGGAATGCTCCCTTTAATCCGGTATCCGTAATAGGCGGGGGAGTTACCACCGATGTTATTATAAATAACAGTGAATCTTTAAAACTTGTAAAAAATATAATGAACGAGGTTATAGACTTAGCAAATATTTACGGACACAATTTACCTAAAAACCTGGTGGATGAAAATATAGCACTTACTGTAAAAATGAAACCTTATAAAACAAGTATGTTATTGGATTATGAAAATAACCGGCGTCTTGAAGTGGAAGCTATTTTGGGGAATGCTGTAAGGCTTGCCAGAAAGAAAAACTTTCCAGTACCAAACCTGGAAGCAATATATGCTCTGCTTTTGCTTTTAACAGAAAACAATAGATAA
- a CDS encoding DUF1449 family protein: protein MAEWWNAIPDFEKFFWFFAIPFTLIFLIQLIMLFIGLGDDAGDIPGDADMFDGSGVLDGSLDAPLKGSGVLDGGDPPDGVDIPDDADDGIFSSVFKVLSIRNIITFFTIFGWAGITFCNIGAGKIITVIASIFLALAVTIVISMLFLTIIRLTESGNVNLQDAVGHIGEVYVPIPANESGIGKVHVTFNGVFREIDAVTPEESLPTGTKVLIIKLRDDDTFVVTKTDMKG, encoded by the coding sequence TTGGCAGAATGGTGGAACGCCATACCAGACTTTGAGAAATTCTTTTGGTTTTTCGCTATACCTTTTACACTAATTTTTCTCATCCAATTAATAATGCTGTTTATAGGTCTTGGCGATGATGCCGGCGATATACCGGGCGATGCTGACATGTTTGACGGCTCCGGTGTTTTAGACGGTTCTTTAGATGCTCCTTTAAAGGGTTCCGGTGTATTAGACGGTGGTGACCCGCCGGACGGTGTTGATATACCGGATGATGCTGATGACGGCATTTTTTCAAGTGTGTTTAAAGTACTGTCCATTAGAAATATCATAACCTTCTTTACCATATTTGGCTGGGCAGGCATCACATTTTGCAATATCGGGGCAGGTAAAATTATAACTGTTATTGCTTCTATTTTTCTTGCATTGGCAGTAACAATAGTAATATCAATGTTGTTTTTAACCATTATTCGCCTAACAGAAAGTGGAAATGTTAATTTACAAGATGCGGTAGGCCATATAGGAGAAGTATATGTGCCAATACCTGCAAATGAGTCGGGAATCGGCAAGGTACATGTAACTTTTAACGGGGTTTTCAGGGAAATAGATGCGGTAACCCCTGAAGAATCTCTACCCACAGGTACAAAAGTACTAATTATTAAACTTAGGGATGATGATACTTTTGTTGTAACAAAAACTGATATGAAAGGGTGA
- a CDS encoding L-threonylcarbamoyladenylate synthase, whose amino-acid sequence MKTEILKIDENNIDFEKIKYAAKVLKEGGLVVFPTETVYGLGADALNGKAVLKIFEAKGRPSDNPLIVHIACKEEIYNLMVDIPCDALKLMDKFWPGPLTLVGKKTSNVPDSVTAGLDTVAVRMPKNKIALSLIEEAKLPVAAPSANLSGRPSPTTAKHVIDDLNGRVDVIIEAGNSDIGVESTVLDITLWPPVILRPGGVSKEQLEEFLGKVDVDPSLTEKDLDGLIPKSPGMKYKHYSPKAELIVVEGEVSDVVGKINAIAGEYKEKGLSVGVLSTEQTKNLYNGAVVISLGDRLEPETIASNLFKALRDFDDLGVQIILAEAIDDKGIGFAVMNRMRKAAGYKIIHI is encoded by the coding sequence TTGAAAACAGAAATACTTAAAATAGATGAAAATAATATAGATTTTGAAAAAATAAAATATGCAGCTAAGGTATTAAAAGAAGGAGGATTGGTGGTTTTTCCCACAGAGACAGTCTATGGTCTTGGGGCTGATGCTTTAAACGGAAAAGCTGTTTTAAAGATATTTGAGGCAAAGGGCAGACCTTCGGACAACCCGTTGATTGTACATATAGCCTGCAAGGAAGAAATATACAATTTAATGGTGGACATACCTTGCGATGCCCTAAAGCTTATGGATAAATTTTGGCCGGGACCTTTGACTTTGGTGGGGAAAAAGACGTCCAACGTTCCTGACAGCGTTACAGCAGGTTTAGATACTGTGGCTGTAAGAATGCCAAAAAATAAAATAGCTTTAAGCCTTATAGAGGAGGCAAAACTTCCTGTAGCGGCTCCAAGTGCCAACTTGTCAGGAAGACCTAGCCCTACAACGGCAAAGCATGTTATTGATGATTTAAATGGAAGGGTGGATGTTATTATAGAAGCCGGTAATTCAGATATAGGAGTGGAGTCAACGGTTTTGGACATTACCCTTTGGCCGCCTGTAATTTTAAGACCCGGCGGTGTTTCCAAAGAACAGCTGGAGGAATTTTTAGGGAAAGTAGATGTTGACCCCTCTCTGACAGAAAAGGATTTGGACGGGCTTATTCCAAAATCCCCAGGTATGAAATATAAGCACTATTCCCCTAAGGCAGAGCTAATCGTGGTTGAAGGGGAAGTTTCAGATGTTGTAGGAAAAATCAATGCCATAGCAGGAGAATATAAGGAAAAGGGGTTGTCTGTCGGGGTTCTCTCGACAGAGCAAACTAAAAATTTGTATAACGGGGCAGTGGTGATTTCATTAGGAGACAGGTTAGAGCCTGAAACCATTGCTTCTAATCTTTTTAAAGCTTTGAGGGATTTTGACGATTTAGGGGTACAGATTATATTGGCTGAAGCAATTGATGATAAGGGAATAGGTTTTGCAGTAATGAACAGGATGCGAAAGGCGGCAGGCTACAAAATAATACACATATAG
- a CDS encoding DUF512 domain-containing protein, producing MPFYKKLAIGKMLSYYIFKRKYGKLIYLAKITIDIERNIKLKKNKYQGHVIKKVHINSIADEMDINVGDILLTINGREIEDVFDYRYLITNEYIEVLIKKQNGEEWILEIEKDYEEDLGIEFESGLMSACRSCRNKCIFCFIDQMPPGMRETLYFKDDDSRLSFLQGNYITLTNMSQKDVDRIVKFRLAPINISIHTTNPELRSKMLNNRFAGEKLKYLETFYKAGIEMNGQIVLCKNVNDGEELKRSIDDLSKFLPYLKSVSVVPAGVTKYRDGLFKLEMFNRQDADRVIDMIESRQQEFYNKYGLHFIHASDEWYIMAERDFPEENRYDGYLQIENGVGMMRSFINEFYKALHNIKRRKDYNSLSNNIKNKLTIATGKLAYAAINDFAKKITEAFPHIEINVVCIRNDFFGETITVSGLITGKDLIKQIKERLDKGEELGKTLMIPSNMLRVGEDVFLDDVTISQVEKALGMKVVPVDSDGKKFLDAVSKQGQM from the coding sequence ATGCCCTTTTACAAAAAACTTGCCATCGGCAAAATGCTGAGTTATTATATTTTTAAAAGAAAATACGGTAAGCTGATATATTTAGCCAAAATAACCATTGATATTGAAAGGAACATAAAGTTGAAAAAAAACAAATATCAAGGCCATGTTATTAAAAAAGTACACATAAATTCAATTGCTGATGAAATGGATATCAATGTGGGGGATATTCTTTTGACAATAAACGGTCGGGAGATAGAGGATGTATTTGACTACAGGTACCTTATTACAAATGAATATATAGAGGTTCTAATTAAAAAGCAAAACGGCGAAGAGTGGATTTTAGAAATTGAAAAAGACTATGAAGAGGATTTGGGTATTGAGTTTGAAAGCGGCCTTATGAGCGCCTGCCGTTCATGCCGCAACAAGTGTATTTTCTGCTTTATTGACCAGATGCCCCCCGGCATGCGTGAGACATTATATTTCAAAGATGATGATTCCAGGTTGTCATTTTTACAGGGAAACTACATTACCCTCACCAACATGAGCCAGAAAGATGTTGACAGGATAGTTAAGTTCCGTTTGGCGCCAATTAACATTTCAATACACACCACAAACCCTGAATTGCGATCTAAAATGCTGAACAACCGGTTTGCAGGGGAGAAGCTGAAATATCTTGAAACCTTTTATAAAGCAGGCATTGAAATGAACGGTCAGATAGTGCTTTGTAAAAATGTTAATGACGGGGAGGAACTTAAGCGTTCCATTGATGATTTATCTAAGTTTTTGCCTTATTTAAAAAGTGTGTCGGTTGTTCCTGCAGGTGTTACAAAGTACAGGGACGGGCTTTTTAAACTTGAAATGTTTAACAGGCAGGATGCAGACAGGGTTATTGATATGATTGAAAGCCGGCAGCAGGAATTTTATAATAAATATGGACTGCATTTTATACATGCCAGTGATGAGTGGTATATTATGGCGGAGCGTGATTTTCCGGAAGAAAACAGGTATGATGGCTATCTTCAAATTGAAAACGGCGTTGGGATGATGAGAAGTTTTATAAACGAGTTTTATAAAGCCCTGCACAATATTAAGCGCCGTAAGGATTATAACAGCCTTTCAAATAATATAAAGAATAAGTTAACAATAGCTACCGGAAAGCTGGCTTATGCTGCAATAAATGATTTTGCAAAAAAAATAACCGAGGCATTTCCCCACATAGAGATTAACGTAGTTTGCATACGGAATGATTTTTTTGGGGAAACCATAACGGTGTCCGGCTTAATTACAGGAAAGGATTTAATTAAGCAAATAAAAGAAAGGCTGGATAAAGGGGAAGAATTGGGAAAAACGCTAATGATACCTTCAAATATGCTCCGGGTGGGGGAAGATGTTTTTTTGGATGATGTAACGATTTCCCAGGTGGAAAAAGCTTTAGGGATGAAGGTTGTTCCTGTGGACTCAGACGGCAAGAAATTTTTAGATGCCGTAAGTAAACAAGGGCAAATGTAA
- a CDS encoding low molecular weight protein arginine phosphatase: MKNILFVCTGNTCRSPMAEGIFNHVVLGEEKLEGVRAFSAGVSAFSGDGANPKAQKAVKELFGIDISGHKAKTIGEEDLIKKADIILTMTEGHKKIILSVVPEAESKIWTLKEYVSGYKKTDESLDVQDPYGMGEEEYKSCAKELKHLIDELIEKLKKEGS; encoded by the coding sequence ATGAAAAACATTCTTTTTGTGTGTACCGGAAATACATGCAGAAGCCCTATGGCAGAGGGAATATTTAACCATGTCGTTTTAGGGGAGGAAAAGCTGGAAGGTGTCAGGGCTTTTTCTGCCGGAGTATCTGCATTTAGCGGGGATGGTGCAAATCCTAAAGCCCAAAAGGCTGTAAAAGAGCTTTTTGGAATTGATATAAGCGGTCATAAGGCAAAGACAATTGGCGAAGAGGATTTAATAAAAAAAGCAGATATAATACTTACAATGACAGAGGGACACAAAAAAATAATTTTATCTGTTGTGCCTGAGGCAGAGTCTAAAATATGGACTTTAAAGGAATATGTTTCAGGGTACAAAAAAACAGATGAAAGTTTGGATGTGCAAGACCCTTATGGAATGGGTGAGGAAGAATATAAAAGCTGTGCAAAAGAATTAAAGCATCTTATTGATGAGCTGATAGAAAAACTAAAGAAAGAGGGAAGCTAA
- a CDS encoding epoxyqueuosine reductase QueH, which yields MNKINYHKLMTAEIENIKNKGYWPKLVLHSCCAPCSTHVLNVLSETFDMEILYFNPNIYPEEEYYKRLQEQINLIPKMGLDVKVAETGYESHLFYEKVKGLENLGERSERCKQCIALRLEKTAVYAAENKFGYFTSTLSISPLKNADMINEIGQTLQDKYNVKFLAADFKKNNGFKNSIDLSKKYNLYRQDYCGCVFSKKERESKTSF from the coding sequence ATGAACAAAATTAATTATCACAAACTGATGACTGCAGAAATAGAGAACATAAAAAACAAAGGGTACTGGCCTAAATTGGTGCTCCACAGCTGCTGTGCTCCATGCAGTACACATGTTTTAAATGTACTTAGTGAAACTTTTGATATGGAGATATTATATTTTAACCCCAATATATACCCGGAAGAAGAGTATTACAAGAGATTACAGGAGCAAATTAATCTCATACCTAAAATGGGACTTGATGTAAAAGTTGCAGAAACAGGTTATGAAAGCCACTTATTTTATGAAAAAGTCAAAGGACTGGAAAATTTAGGCGAAAGAAGTGAGCGGTGCAAACAGTGTATTGCACTGAGACTGGAAAAAACAGCTGTGTATGCCGCTGAAAACAAGTTTGGTTATTTTACCTCGACCCTGTCAATAAGTCCTTTAAAAAATGCTGATATGATTAATGAAATTGGACAAACACTGCAAGACAAATATAATGTCAAATTTTTAGCAGCTGATTTTAAAAAGAATAATGGTTTTAAAAATTCCATTGATTTATCAAAAAAATACAACTTGTACCGGCAAGATTATTGCGGCTGTGTTTTTTCAAAAAAAGAAAGAGAGTCAAAAACCTCTTTCTAA
- a CDS encoding DUF4097 family beta strand repeat-containing protein, translating into MPFSEEKMYILKMLEEGKITSEEAARLLEAIGPDSKSTEYDFLKKKDKKVNFNEEITKVKDKLNDWKNEFKKTYKQKDFDKAVEEFASKMEKVGKGVAYATMGVADKIVDFVGSVVNINAFDIFGNYKAVTKTFEIENVNEDMEIEVEGLNGHILVKKHMDNNIKIRTVIKSPQDNADEILNFSQSDNLVSAKYNKIGNISVSHEIFLPVIKFKKLSLTTKNGKIYVEDVQAGDFKTATSSSSIDLMGVTSDKLSVSNKNGKIQFGYIIGKDIDINTDNSVIEIKHIKTENLNASTRNGRILVENIHHYEGSSIINMNLNTQNSGIKVNMNDMDTRGYKVKAHATNGEINLLIPEMVYKNISKQMKNNFVEAESNGYESFGNKVNIIAEAQNGYIEIIK; encoded by the coding sequence ATGCCATTTAGTGAGGAAAAGATGTATATACTTAAAATGCTGGAAGAAGGAAAGATCACCAGCGAAGAAGCAGCAAGGCTTCTTGAAGCTATAGGTCCGGATTCAAAGAGTACTGAATATGATTTTCTTAAGAAAAAAGATAAAAAGGTTAATTTTAACGAAGAAATTACAAAAGTTAAAGATAAGTTAAATGACTGGAAGAATGAATTTAAAAAGACCTATAAACAAAAGGATTTTGACAAAGCTGTTGAAGAGTTTGCATCTAAAATGGAGAAGGTTGGAAAAGGCGTAGCGTATGCTACCATGGGAGTTGCAGATAAAATAGTAGACTTTGTGGGAAGTGTTGTAAATATAAATGCATTTGATATTTTCGGAAATTACAAAGCTGTGACTAAAACCTTTGAAATAGAAAATGTAAATGAAGATATGGAAATTGAAGTTGAAGGGTTGAATGGACATATTCTGGTTAAAAAGCATATGGATAATAACATAAAAATAAGAACTGTAATAAAAAGCCCTCAGGACAATGCTGATGAAATTTTAAATTTTTCCCAAAGCGACAATTTGGTATCCGCAAAATACAATAAGATAGGTAATATAAGTGTTTCCCATGAAATATTTTTGCCGGTTATAAAATTTAAAAAATTGAGTCTCACAACCAAGAACGGAAAGATATATGTTGAAGATGTACAGGCAGGAGATTTTAAAACAGCTACAAGCAGCAGCAGTATAGACCTTATGGGTGTTACAAGTGACAAACTGAGTGTTTCAAATAAAAACGGTAAAATACAATTTGGGTACATTATAGGAAAGGACATAGATATTAATACCGACAACTCAGTTATAGAGATAAAACACATAAAAACTGAAAATCTCAATGCTTCAACCAGAAACGGCAGGATATTGGTTGAGAATATTCACCACTATGAAGGCTCTTCAATTATAAACATGAATTTAAACACCCAAAATTCAGGAATAAAAGTCAATATGAATGATATGGACACTAGGGGATATAAAGTTAAAGCGCATGCTACAAATGGGGAAATTAATCTTTTAATACCGGAGATGGTGTATAAAAATATAAGCAAGCAGATGAAAAATAATTTTGTTGAAGCAGAAAGTAATGGATATGAGAGCTTTGGCAATAAAGTGAATATTATAGCAGAAGCCCAAAATGGATACATTGAAATCATAAAATAA
- a CDS encoding ZIP family metal transporter — protein MNYLLKVTLTGLLTGMIGTGIGGLTVFFVSGINKRLLSFVLEFSAGLMTAVVCFKLLPEAIGFGGIILTLAGVAAGVLSIVCVEEIINKKGRKKTVVGSKAIVSRKAALSEKKVLGRKTAGNTDIKTTGLLRAGILMAIGIAIHNFPEGFAIGAGFEASVSLGIILTAVIVIHDIPEGIAMAVPMKLGGYSSKKAFFLTLLSGAPMGLGTLLGAILGKVSTDFVGICLAFAAGAMLYVVHAELIIESKKLYMGRLPSLGNVTGIICGIIISMLN, from the coding sequence GTGAATTATTTACTAAAAGTAACCTTGACAGGTCTTTTGACAGGAATGATAGGTACAGGTATAGGCGGTCTGACTGTTTTTTTTGTAAGTGGGATAAATAAGCGGCTTTTAAGTTTTGTACTAGAATTTTCAGCAGGGCTTATGACAGCGGTGGTTTGCTTTAAACTGCTCCCTGAAGCCATAGGGTTTGGAGGAATAATACTGACACTTGCAGGCGTGGCTGCAGGTGTTTTGTCAATTGTATGTGTTGAAGAAATTATCAATAAAAAAGGCCGCAAAAAGACAGTTGTTGGTAGTAAGGCAATTGTAAGCAGAAAGGCAGCTTTAAGCGAAAAGAAAGTTTTAGGCAGAAAGACGGCTGGAAATACCGATATAAAAACAACAGGGCTTTTAAGGGCAGGAATACTGATGGCGATAGGAATAGCCATCCACAATTTCCCTGAAGGTTTTGCCATAGGGGCAGGTTTTGAAGCATCTGTGAGTCTTGGGATTATACTTACTGCGGTGATTGTGATACACGATATTCCTGAAGGGATTGCAATGGCAGTTCCAATGAAGCTGGGAGGATACAGTTCAAAAAAGGCTTTTTTCCTTACCCTTTTGTCCGGTGCCCCCATGGGCTTAGGAACCCTGTTAGGGGCAATTTTGGGAAAAGTATCCACAGACTTTGTAGGAATATGCCTGGCTTTTGCTGCAGGAGCAATGCTTTATGTGGTACATGCTGAACTTATAATTGAGTCAAAAAAACTTTATATGGGAAGATTGCCGTCACTGGGTAATGTAACTGGGATAATTTGTGGTATAATAATATCAATGCTTAATTAA
- the prfA gene encoding peptide chain release factor 1, which produces MFDKLQAAENRYEEINNKLLDPEVLGDQNEYRKLMKEHSDLEEIVAKYGEYKKINKEIEEAKELLGEKLDREFKQMVEAELKEAERHLEEVKKELKILLLPKDPNDDKNVIVEIRGGAGGDEAALFAADLFRMYSKYAEKQRWSTEILDSNPTEIGGFKEVIFLIKGKGAYSKLKYESGVHRVQRVPTTEASGRVHTSTVTVAVLAEAEEIDIEIDPNDLRIDTFRASGAGGQHVNRTDSAIRITHIPTGMVVTCQDERSQHKNRDKAMTILRSRLYEIARQQQEGDIAQERKSQVGTGDRSERIRTYNFPQGRITDHRIGLTIYKLEDVLNGEIDEIIDALITTDQSEKLASGEGNGK; this is translated from the coding sequence ATGTTTGATAAACTTCAAGCTGCAGAAAACAGATATGAGGAAATAAATAATAAGCTTCTTGATCCGGAAGTGTTAGGGGATCAAAATGAATACAGAAAGCTGATGAAAGAACATTCGGATTTAGAAGAGATTGTTGCAAAATATGGGGAATATAAAAAGATAAACAAAGAAATAGAAGAGGCAAAAGAGCTTCTTGGTGAAAAGCTTGACAGGGAATTTAAGCAGATGGTTGAGGCAGAGCTTAAAGAAGCTGAGAGACATCTTGAAGAGGTGAAAAAAGAATTAAAAATTTTACTCCTGCCTAAAGACCCTAATGACGATAAAAACGTAATTGTTGAAATAAGGGGAGGCGCAGGCGGAGATGAAGCTGCCCTCTTTGCAGCAGACCTTTTTAGGATGTACTCTAAGTATGCTGAAAAGCAAAGGTGGAGTACAGAGATACTTGATTCCAATCCAACGGAAATAGGCGGGTTTAAGGAAGTTATATTTTTAATTAAGGGTAAAGGTGCATACAGCAAATTAAAGTATGAAAGCGGTGTGCACAGGGTACAAAGAGTTCCTACAACAGAGGCGAGTGGAAGAGTCCACACATCTACGGTTACAGTAGCTGTTTTAGCTGAGGCGGAAGAAATTGATATAGAAATAGATCCAAATGATTTGAGAATTGATACATTCAGAGCATCTGGAGCAGGGGGACAGCATGTTAATAGAACTGACTCCGCCATAAGGATAACTCATATCCCGACGGGAATGGTTGTTACATGCCAGGATGAGAGGTCACAGCACAAAAACAGGGATAAGGCCATGACCATCCTAAGGTCAAGGCTTTATGAAATTGCCCGGCAGCAGCAGGAAGGGGATATTGCCCAGGAAAGAAAGAGTCAGGTGGGAACCGGTGACAGGAGTGAAAGGATAAGGACATATAATTTCCCTCAGGGGAGAATTACAGACCACAGAATAGGGCTTACAATTTATAAACTTGAAGATGTGCTAAATGGTGAAATAGATGAAATAATAGATGCACTTATTACAACTGACCAAAGTGAAAAACTTGCCAGCGGGGAAGGTAATGGTAAATAA
- a CDS encoding DUF2089 domain-containing protein, whose protein sequence is MNREVLGKCPVCGGDTSITKIRCSKCKTTIEGDFGLCKFCRLTPEQKEFIDVFIRCRGNIKEIEKELGISYPTVKNKIEDVVMALGHKVDDKVYESIDRKEILDRLNNGEISVDEALELLKQ, encoded by the coding sequence ATGAACAGGGAAGTGTTGGGCAAATGTCCTGTATGCGGCGGTGACACTTCAATAACTAAAATCAGGTGCTCTAAATGTAAAACCACCATTGAAGGAGATTTTGGTTTGTGTAAGTTTTGCAGGCTTACTCCTGAGCAAAAAGAATTTATCGATGTATTTATCAGGTGCAGGGGGAATATAAAAGAAATAGAGAAAGAATTGGGAATTTCATATCCTACAGTTAAAAATAAAATTGAAGATGTGGTAATGGCTTTAGGACATAAAGTTGATGATAAAGTATATGAGTCAATAGACAGAAAAGAAATTTTGGACAGATTGAATAATGGAGAGATATCTGTTGATGAAGCTCTTGAATTGTTGAAACAATAA
- a CDS encoding cation:proton antiporter produces MELILKICIVLLAGAIGGKITSHFKLPNVSGYLVAGLLLGPSFFNYLSSGDINSFTIISEFALGIIAFSIGNEFTIKEMSKLGKSIAIITFAEVVGAVAIVFSIMYFLFNQSFAFSAVIAAMSASTAPAATLLIIRQYNAKGPLTKTILPVVALDDVFGIVSFGIAMSLAKLSVGNQQTSLFKMFSGPFIEIGGSLLLGLVLGILLSLITKKAKGRDEMQVTSLAAIGIAAGLAHYLNLSPLLTCIMMGTTLVNLAHKPQRVFDSVDDFASPIYVLFFTLAGASLDISILTKVGLMGVAYIFARAAGKMLGSWVGAKSVKADPAVRKYLGLSLLPQGGVAIGLSVLVRQQLPQYATDITTIIMFSILVYELLGPVFAKIALQKAGEIDGGKKRRDLASKNNENPKIAY; encoded by the coding sequence TTGGAGTTAATTTTAAAAATTTGTATTGTTTTATTAGCTGGTGCAATAGGGGGTAAAATAACCAGTCACTTTAAACTTCCTAATGTATCAGGATACCTGGTGGCAGGACTGCTTTTAGGACCATCCTTTTTTAACTATTTAAGCAGTGGAGATATTAATTCCTTTACAATTATTAGTGAGTTTGCCCTGGGTATAATAGCATTTAGCATTGGCAACGAGTTTACCATAAAAGAAATGTCAAAGCTGGGAAAGTCCATAGCAATTATAACCTTTGCAGAAGTTGTAGGAGCTGTAGCTATAGTATTTTCCATTATGTACTTTTTGTTTAACCAGTCCTTTGCATTTAGCGCTGTAATTGCAGCTATGTCAGCATCTACAGCACCAGCAGCAACCTTACTGATAATAAGGCAGTATAATGCAAAAGGACCACTTACAAAAACCATTTTGCCTGTAGTAGCATTAGATGACGTATTTGGAATTGTTTCCTTCGGAATTGCAATGTCATTAGCCAAATTATCTGTAGGGAACCAGCAAACTTCTTTATTTAAAATGTTCAGCGGTCCTTTTATAGAAATAGGAGGCTCTCTCCTGTTAGGACTGGTACTGGGTATTTTATTGTCCCTAATTACTAAAAAAGCTAAGGGCAGGGACGAAATGCAGGTAACATCTTTAGCAGCCATTGGAATTGCTGCAGGTCTGGCACACTATCTCAATCTTTCACCTTTGCTTACCTGTATTATGATGGGAACAACATTGGTAAATTTAGCCCACAAGCCCCAGCGGGTTTTTGACTCAGTGGACGACTTTGCATCACCAATTTATGTGCTGTTTTTCACTTTAGCCGGAGCAAGTCTGGATATAAGCATACTTACTAAGGTTGGTTTGATGGGGGTGGCGTATATCTTTGCCAGGGCTGCAGGTAAAATGCTGGGTTCCTGGGTTGGAGCAAAATCAGTTAAAGCTGATCCTGCAGTAAGAAAGTACTTAGGTCTTTCCTTGCTTCCACAGGGAGGGGTGGCAATAGGGCTTTCAGTATTGGTAAGACAGCAGCTGCCGCAATATGCAACAGATATTACAACAATTATCATGTTTAGCATACTTGTGTACGAATTATTAGGACCGGTTTTTGCAAAGATTGCCCTGCAAAAAGCAGGAGAAATTGACGGTGGAAAGAAAAGAAGGGATTTAGCCAGTAAAAACAACGAAAATCCAAAAATAGCTTACTAA